A stretch of Bombina bombina isolate aBomBom1 chromosome 2, aBomBom1.pri, whole genome shotgun sequence DNA encodes these proteins:
- the ATP2A2 gene encoding sarcoplasmic/endoplasmic reticulum calcium ATPase 2 isoform X1, protein MENAHTKTVEEVLAHLNVNESTGLGLEQVKKLRERWGPNELPAEEGKTLWELVIEQFEDLLVRILLLAACISFVLAWFEEGEETITAFVEPFVILLILVANAIVGVWQERNAENAIEALKEYEPEMGKVYRQDRKSVQRIKARDLVPGDIVEVAVGDKVPADIRLVSIKSTTLRVDQSILTGESVSVIKHTDPVPDPRAVNQDKKNMLFSGTNISAGKAIGVVIATGVNTEIGKIRDEMVATEQERTPLQQKLDEFGEQLSKVISLICVAVWIINIGHFNDPVHGGSWMRGAIYYFKIAVALAVAAIPEGLPAVITTCLALGTRRMAKKNAIVRSLPSVETLGCTSVICSDKTGTLTTNQMSVCRMFVVDRVEGDNCFLNEFSVTGSTYAPMGEVLKDDKLVKCHQYDGLVELATICALCNDSSLDFNEVKGVYEKVGEATETALTCLVEKMNVFDTDLRGLSKIERANACNSVIKQLMKKEFTLEFSRDRKSMSVYCTQNKPSRNSVSKMFVKGAPEGLIERCTHIRVGSSKVPLTAGIKQKILSVIREWGSGRDTLRCLALATHDNPLRKEDMKLEESSNFINYETNLTFVGCVGMLDPPRTEVAASVKMCRQAGIRVIMITGDNKGTAVAICRRVGIFREDEDVSEKAYTGREFDELSPAVQREACMNARCFARVEPSHKSKIVEFLQSFDEITAMTGDGVNDAPALKKAEIGIAMGSGTAVAKTASEMVLADDNFSTIVAAVEEGRAIYNNMKQFIRYLISSNVGEVVCIFLTAALGFPEALIPVQLLWVNLVTDGLPATALGFNPPDLDIMSKPPRNPKEPLISGWLFFRYLAIGCYVGAATVGAAAWWFIAADGGPKVSYYQLSHFLQCKEDNPDFEGVQCEVFESPYPMTMALSVLVTIEMCNALNSLSENQSLLRMPPWENVWLLGSICLSMSLHFLILYVEPLPLIFQITPLNLIQWLMVLKFSLPVILLDETLKFFARNYLESGKECEKPAATQCTFSACTEGISWPFVFITLPLVIWLYSTDTNLAEMFWS, encoded by the exons gtCTTGGCATGGTTTGAAGAAGGTGAAGAAACAATCACAGCCTTTGTAGAACCTTTTGTAATTTTACTTATATTGGTAGCAAATGCCATTGTGGGCGTGTGGCAG GAAAGAAATGCTGAAAATGCAATTGAAGCTCTTAAGGAATATGAACCTGAAATGGGCAAAGTTTACCGACAGGATAGAAAAAGTGTCCAAAGAATTAAAGCAAGGGACCTTGTACCTGGTGATATTGTTGAAGTGGCTG TTGGTGACAAAGTGCCCGCAGACATACGTCTAGTTTCAATCAAGTCTACAACTTTAAGAGTAGATCAGTCTATTCTCACAG gagagtctgtgtctgttatTAAGCATACTGATCCAGTACCTGATCCTCGTGCTGTAAATCAAGACAAAAAAAACATGCTGTTTTCA GGTACAAACATTTCTGCTGGTAAAGCTATTGGAGTTGTAATAGCAACAGGTGTAAATACAGAAATTGGAAAGATCCGTGATGAAATGGTAGCTACTGAACAAGAGAGGACTCCACTTCAGCAGAAACTTGATGAGTTTGGAGAGCAACTTTCCAAAGTGATCTCATTGATTTGCGTTGCTGTTTGGATCATCAATATAGGCCATTTCAATGACCCGGTCCATGGAGGCTCTTGGATGCGTGGGGCTATCTATTATTTCAAAATTGCAGTCGCCcttgctgttgctgctatacctgAGGGTCTTCCTGCTGTCATCACCACCTGCCTGGCTCTTGGAACCAGGAGAATGGCAAAGAAGAATGCAATTGTGAGGAGTTTGCCTTCTGTAGAAACTCTGGGATGCACCTCTGTTATCTGCTCTGATAAGACTGGCACACTAACAACTAACCAGATGTCTGTATGCAGG ATGTTTGTTGTGGATCGAGTGGAAGGAGATAATTGTTTTCTGAATGAATTTTCTGTTACTGGCTCGACATATGCTCCCATGGGAGAAGT GTTAAAAGATGACAAACTGGTAAAATGCCACCAATACGATGGCCTGGTAGAACTTGCCACAATCTGTGCACTGTGCAATGACTCTTCTTTGGATTTTAATGAG GTTAAGGGAGTTTATGAAAAAGTTGGAGAAGCTACAGAGACTGCCCTCACCTGTCTAGTGGAAAAGATGAACGTGTTTGACACTGATTTGAGAGGGCTCTCAAAAATAGAGCGTGCGAATGCCTGCAATTCA GTCATAAAGCAGCTGATGAAGAAGGAATTCACTTTAGAATTCTCAAGAGATAGGAAGTCTATGTCTGTGTACTGTACACAAAACAAACCAAGTCGCAATTCTGTGAGCAAAATGTTTGTAAAG GGTGCACCAGAGGGATTAATAGAGAGATGTACACACATTCGTGTTGGGAGCTCAAAAGTGCCTTTAACTGCTGGAATTAAGCAGAAGATCTTGAGCGTGATTAGGGAGTGGGGAAGTGGCCGTGACACACTGCGCTGCTTGGCCCTGGCAACACATGATAATCCGCTAAGGAAAGAAGACATGAAATTGGAGGAATCGTCTAACTTCATTAATTATGAG ACCAATCTGACATTTGTTGGATGTGTTGGAATGTTGGACCCTCCAAGAACGGAGGTTGCCGCTTCAGTGAAAATGTGCAGACAGGCTGGTATTCGAGTTATCATGATTACAGGAGATAACAAGGGAACTGCAGTTGCTATTTGCCGTCGTGTTGGTATCTTCCGTGAAGATGAGGATGTATCTGAGAAGGCTTACACCGGCCGTGAATTTGATGAGCTGTCCCCAGCAGTGCAAAGGGAAGCTTGCATGAATGCACGTTGTTTTGCTCGTGTTGAGCCTTCACATAAATCAAAAATTGTAGAGTTTctacaatcttttgatgaaataaCAGCCATG acTGGTGATGGTGTAAACGATGCACCTGCCCTCAAAAAGGCTGAGATCGGAATAGCCATGGGATCTGGTACCGCAGTTGCTAAAACTGCTTCTGAAATGGTGCTGGCCGATGACAACTTTTCCACTATTGTAGCAGCTGTAGAGGAAGGGCGTGCCATTTACAACAACATGAAGCAATTTATTAGATACCTCATTTCTTCCAACGTTGGAGAAGTTGTATG tattttcctCACTGCTGCTCTTGGCTTCCCTGAAGCTTTAATACCCGTCCAGCTTCTGTGGGTTAACTTGGTGACTGATGGTCTTCCAGCCACTGCATTGGGTTTCAATCCCCCAGATTTGGACATTATGAGCAAGCCACCACGCAATCCAAAAGAACCACTAATCAGCGGCTGGCTTTTCTTTCGTTATCTAGCTATTGGTT GTTATGTTGGAGCTGCTACAGTTGGTGCAGCTGCCTGGTGGTTCATTGCTGCTGACGGTGGTCCTAAAGTTTCCTATTACCAGCTg AGTCATTTCTTACAATGTAAAGAAGACAATCCAGATTTTGAAGGTGTCCAGTGTGAAGTTTTTGAATCCCCATATCCGATGACCATGGCACTCTCTGTCCTAGTCACCATTGAAATGTGTAATGCTCTAAACAG CTTGTCGGAGAATCAGTCCTTGCTGAGGATGCCTCCATGGGAGAACGTTTGGCTGCTGGGTTCTATCTGCTTATCCATGTCTCTTCACTTCCTGATACTTTACGTTGAACCGCTACCA CTCATCTTCCAGATAACACCATTGAACTTGATACAGTGGCTGATGGTGCTGAAATTTTCATTACCGGTTATTCTTCTGGATGAGACACTTAAATTTTTTGCCCGTAACTACTTGGAATCTGGTAAAGAGTGTGAAAAGCCTGCAGCCACACAGTGTACTTTTTCCGCATGCACTGAAGGGATTTCTTGGCCGTTTGTGTTCATCACGTTACCCTTGGTTATCTGGCTTTACAGCACGGATACTAACCTTGCTGAAATGTTTTGGTCTTGA
- the ATP2A2 gene encoding sarcoplasmic/endoplasmic reticulum calcium ATPase 2 isoform X2 has translation MENAHTKTVEEVLAHLNVNESTGLGLEQVKKLRERWGPNELPAEEGKTLWELVIEQFEDLLVRILLLAACISFVLAWFEEGEETITAFVEPFVILLILVANAIVGVWQERNAENAIEALKEYEPEMGKVYRQDRKSVQRIKARDLVPGDIVEVAVGDKVPADIRLVSIKSTTLRVDQSILTGESVSVIKHTDPVPDPRAVNQDKKNMLFSGTNISAGKAIGVVIATGVNTEIGKIRDEMVATEQERTPLQQKLDEFGEQLSKVISLICVAVWIINIGHFNDPVHGGSWMRGAIYYFKIAVALAVAAIPEGLPAVITTCLALGTRRMAKKNAIVRSLPSVETLGCTSVICSDKTGTLTTNQMSVCRMFVVDRVEGDNCFLNEFSVTGSTYAPMGEVLKDDKLVKCHQYDGLVELATICALCNDSSLDFNEVKGVYEKVGEATETALTCLVEKMNVFDTDLRGLSKIERANACNSVIKQLMKKEFTLEFSRDRKSMSVYCTQNKPSRNSVSKMFVKGAPEGLIERCTHIRVGSSKVPLTAGIKQKILSVIREWGSGRDTLRCLALATHDNPLRKEDMKLEESSNFINYETNLTFVGCVGMLDPPRTEVAASVKMCRQAGIRVIMITGDNKGTAVAICRRVGIFREDEDVSEKAYTGREFDELSPAVQREACMNARCFARVEPSHKSKIVEFLQSFDEITAMTGDGVNDAPALKKAEIGIAMGSGTAVAKTASEMVLADDNFSTIVAAVEEGRAIYNNMKQFIRYLISSNVGEVVCIFLTAALGFPEALIPVQLLWVNLVTDGLPATALGFNPPDLDIMSKPPRNPKEPLISGWLFFRYLAIGCYVGAATVGAAAWWFIAADGGPKVSYYQLSHFLQCKEDNPDFEGVQCEVFESPYPMTMALSVLVTIEMCNALNSLSENQSLLRMPPWENVWLLGSICLSMSLHFLILYVEPLPLIFQITPLNLIQWLMVLKFSLPVILLDETLKFFARNYLESEQLE, from the exons gtCTTGGCATGGTTTGAAGAAGGTGAAGAAACAATCACAGCCTTTGTAGAACCTTTTGTAATTTTACTTATATTGGTAGCAAATGCCATTGTGGGCGTGTGGCAG GAAAGAAATGCTGAAAATGCAATTGAAGCTCTTAAGGAATATGAACCTGAAATGGGCAAAGTTTACCGACAGGATAGAAAAAGTGTCCAAAGAATTAAAGCAAGGGACCTTGTACCTGGTGATATTGTTGAAGTGGCTG TTGGTGACAAAGTGCCCGCAGACATACGTCTAGTTTCAATCAAGTCTACAACTTTAAGAGTAGATCAGTCTATTCTCACAG gagagtctgtgtctgttatTAAGCATACTGATCCAGTACCTGATCCTCGTGCTGTAAATCAAGACAAAAAAAACATGCTGTTTTCA GGTACAAACATTTCTGCTGGTAAAGCTATTGGAGTTGTAATAGCAACAGGTGTAAATACAGAAATTGGAAAGATCCGTGATGAAATGGTAGCTACTGAACAAGAGAGGACTCCACTTCAGCAGAAACTTGATGAGTTTGGAGAGCAACTTTCCAAAGTGATCTCATTGATTTGCGTTGCTGTTTGGATCATCAATATAGGCCATTTCAATGACCCGGTCCATGGAGGCTCTTGGATGCGTGGGGCTATCTATTATTTCAAAATTGCAGTCGCCcttgctgttgctgctatacctgAGGGTCTTCCTGCTGTCATCACCACCTGCCTGGCTCTTGGAACCAGGAGAATGGCAAAGAAGAATGCAATTGTGAGGAGTTTGCCTTCTGTAGAAACTCTGGGATGCACCTCTGTTATCTGCTCTGATAAGACTGGCACACTAACAACTAACCAGATGTCTGTATGCAGG ATGTTTGTTGTGGATCGAGTGGAAGGAGATAATTGTTTTCTGAATGAATTTTCTGTTACTGGCTCGACATATGCTCCCATGGGAGAAGT GTTAAAAGATGACAAACTGGTAAAATGCCACCAATACGATGGCCTGGTAGAACTTGCCACAATCTGTGCACTGTGCAATGACTCTTCTTTGGATTTTAATGAG GTTAAGGGAGTTTATGAAAAAGTTGGAGAAGCTACAGAGACTGCCCTCACCTGTCTAGTGGAAAAGATGAACGTGTTTGACACTGATTTGAGAGGGCTCTCAAAAATAGAGCGTGCGAATGCCTGCAATTCA GTCATAAAGCAGCTGATGAAGAAGGAATTCACTTTAGAATTCTCAAGAGATAGGAAGTCTATGTCTGTGTACTGTACACAAAACAAACCAAGTCGCAATTCTGTGAGCAAAATGTTTGTAAAG GGTGCACCAGAGGGATTAATAGAGAGATGTACACACATTCGTGTTGGGAGCTCAAAAGTGCCTTTAACTGCTGGAATTAAGCAGAAGATCTTGAGCGTGATTAGGGAGTGGGGAAGTGGCCGTGACACACTGCGCTGCTTGGCCCTGGCAACACATGATAATCCGCTAAGGAAAGAAGACATGAAATTGGAGGAATCGTCTAACTTCATTAATTATGAG ACCAATCTGACATTTGTTGGATGTGTTGGAATGTTGGACCCTCCAAGAACGGAGGTTGCCGCTTCAGTGAAAATGTGCAGACAGGCTGGTATTCGAGTTATCATGATTACAGGAGATAACAAGGGAACTGCAGTTGCTATTTGCCGTCGTGTTGGTATCTTCCGTGAAGATGAGGATGTATCTGAGAAGGCTTACACCGGCCGTGAATTTGATGAGCTGTCCCCAGCAGTGCAAAGGGAAGCTTGCATGAATGCACGTTGTTTTGCTCGTGTTGAGCCTTCACATAAATCAAAAATTGTAGAGTTTctacaatcttttgatgaaataaCAGCCATG acTGGTGATGGTGTAAACGATGCACCTGCCCTCAAAAAGGCTGAGATCGGAATAGCCATGGGATCTGGTACCGCAGTTGCTAAAACTGCTTCTGAAATGGTGCTGGCCGATGACAACTTTTCCACTATTGTAGCAGCTGTAGAGGAAGGGCGTGCCATTTACAACAACATGAAGCAATTTATTAGATACCTCATTTCTTCCAACGTTGGAGAAGTTGTATG tattttcctCACTGCTGCTCTTGGCTTCCCTGAAGCTTTAATACCCGTCCAGCTTCTGTGGGTTAACTTGGTGACTGATGGTCTTCCAGCCACTGCATTGGGTTTCAATCCCCCAGATTTGGACATTATGAGCAAGCCACCACGCAATCCAAAAGAACCACTAATCAGCGGCTGGCTTTTCTTTCGTTATCTAGCTATTGGTT GTTATGTTGGAGCTGCTACAGTTGGTGCAGCTGCCTGGTGGTTCATTGCTGCTGACGGTGGTCCTAAAGTTTCCTATTACCAGCTg AGTCATTTCTTACAATGTAAAGAAGACAATCCAGATTTTGAAGGTGTCCAGTGTGAAGTTTTTGAATCCCCATATCCGATGACCATGGCACTCTCTGTCCTAGTCACCATTGAAATGTGTAATGCTCTAAACAG CTTGTCGGAGAATCAGTCCTTGCTGAGGATGCCTCCATGGGAGAACGTTTGGCTGCTGGGTTCTATCTGCTTATCCATGTCTCTTCACTTCCTGATACTTTACGTTGAACCGCTACCA CTCATCTTCCAGATAACACCATTGAACTTGATACAGTGGCTGATGGTGCTGAAATTTTCATTACCGGTTATTCTTCTGGATGAGACACTTAAATTTTTTGCCCGTAACTACTTGGAATCTG AACAACTGGAGTAA